A region from the Cryptococcus gattii WM276 chromosome H, complete sequence genome encodes:
- a CDS encoding uncharacterized protein (Similar to TIGR gene model, INSD accession AAW42173.1): protein MLRTLNSSKRILFQLHCRGIQTHAAGDTTAKLSPSSMMGQMARKEREEGNISSVFASLSGEGEKPLPPRFAELKRTIIGDEANQRRLVAGWGRLTKRLAEVAQEIEEKQQDIIPQTTYDEFINGRNGDLTTRIKNCGAVIIKEVVDQQTALKWLEDAKAYIAKNPSVKGFPENDKQVFELYWSKTQLSARSHPRSMATQRALLSLFSHSPDAPVSLHIPLTYADRFRIRHPGDAQFALGPHADGGSVERWEDETYRKVYQSCLEGKWEEYDAWTIGERALAKQSMYEGPGACGIFRAFQGWTSMSDTGPTEGTLKVYPLIRELTAYTMMRPLFREKQSRAELSREEYLSASNWQLDFETSRFPNSPIARSQEYNDQTHPHLQLDRTMVSIPRVKPGDQAWWHGDMIHAVESIHQGKGPSAVLYIPAVPLTPHNVEYIRDQKRLFMEGRPGPDFPGGVGESQFIDRGKIEDIESIEGKQAMGLEPFDVSGQLTPGERHVREQANKILGF from the exons ATGCTCAGGACTTTGAACTCGTCAAAGAGAATCCTTTTTCAACTACATTGTAGAGGAATACAGACTCATGCAGCTGGAGACACTACCGCTAAACTATCTCCATCTTCTATGATGGGCCAAATGGCTCGAAAAGAGCGCGAGGAAGGCAAC ATCAGCTCTGTATTCGCTTCATTGTCAGGCGAAGGCGAGAAGCCGCTTCCTCCCCGCTTTGCTGAACTCAAACGCACCATCATTGGTGACGAAGCTAACCAGAGAAGGCTTGTCGCCGGATGGGGAAGGTTGACAAAGAGGTTAGCTGAGGTCGCTCAAGAGATTGAAGAGAAACAACAAGAC ATCATCCCTCAAACGACGTATGATGAGTTCATCAATGGTAGAAATGGAGATCTTACCACCCGTATTAAAAATTGCGGCGCAGTGATCATTAAAGAAGTAGTCGACCAACAAACAGCGCTCAAATGGCTTGAGGATGCCAAGGCATACATTGCAAAGAACCCTTCGGTGAAAGGTTTCCCGGAGAACGATAAACAGGTATTCGAGCTATA CTGGTCGAAGACGCAATTATCTGCGCGCTCTCACCCTCGATCAATGGCAACCCAACGAGCCCTTCTCTCATTATTTTCCCATTCCCCAGATGCTCCAGTTTCTTTGCACATTCCTCTCACCTACGCCGACCGATTCCGCATCCGACATCCAGGAGATGCACAGTTTGCCCTTGGCCCTCATGCAGACGGAGGCAGTGTCGAAAGATGGGAGGATGAGACTTACCGAAAGGTGTACCAGAGCTGTTTGGAAGGTAAATGGGAGGAATACGATGCTTGGACTATTGGCGAGAGGGCTTTGGCCAAACAGAGCATGTACGAAGGTCCCGGAGCT TGTGGGATTTTCCGAGCCTTCCAAGGCTGGACATCCATGTCTGATACTGGTCCTACTGAGGGAACTTTGAAGGTCTACCCCCTCATCAGAGAACTTACGGCTTACACCATGATGCGACCTCTTTTCCG GGAGAAACAGTCTCGAGCAGAACTTTCTAGAGAGGAGTATCTTTCAGCCTCCAACTGGCAGCTTGATTTTGAGACTTCACGTTTCCCAAACTCGCCTATTGCTAGGAGCCAAGAATATAATGACCAAactcatcctcatctccaaTTGGACAGGACTATGGTCAGCATTCCGAGGGTTAAGCCTGGGGACCAAGCATGGTGGCATGGAG ATATGATCCACGCAGTAGAGTCTATCCACCAAGGAAAAGGACCTTCGGCAGTCCTTTACATCCCTGCTGTCCCACTCACTCCCCACAACGTAGAATATATCCGTGACCAAAAACGTCTCTTTATGGAGGGACGGCCTGGGCCTGACTTTCCTGGTGGAGTGGGTGAAAGCCAGTTCATTGATAGAGGCAAGATCGAAGATATCGAAAGCATTGAAGGCAAACAAGC CATGGGCCTGGAGCCGTTTGATGTCAGTGGTCAGCTTACCCCCGGGGAACGCCACGTACGGGAACAGGC AAACAAAATACTAGGCTTTTGA
- a CDS encoding protein phosphatase, putative (Similar to TIGR gene model, INSD accession AAW45579.1): MPTTRTEPPTGTAPVSPQNTNIPGPAHAASTVDHNTSTTIDTQKPSAVVQPPILPLVATPAAQHPASTTEMANNIDAAAAQPSTAQTTLPESGTASTSVKPTDGETTRGTPLENLSRRLSNKSPSTTASSAPQTTTETAEPKPASSNTQPPTTTSKTANTPASRNVNGVTKSNAASASNTTASKTGQKKKRKRKGLAGILLALGCLSVDDFEEEPTKPSSATASAGAGKSAAAGATPFTSAKVDVSAKPTSGDVGVSSGAAKAPNGSVAPAPSGPAAAKAQDATVGAGQKVDATGPSGSTLVAEGLSEADRGIAPNEQVVVPPTEPHTLPEDETAGVTSSAVQPPGGGSALLGTPSKHVTHRESETHLGTSTNERTETSGGYSDISNSEMVDQSTGQGGDELGDEYLDYDDEEDRLIEQGGIGIPVDENGNPAPLLPPIAPKHHGRKCLVLDLDETLLHSSFKQLPTADYIVPVEIESQVHNVYVIKRPGVDHFLTEMAKLYEIVVFTASLSKYADPVLDMLDENRVVAHRLFRESCYNHKGNYVKDLSQLGRDIQHSIIIDNSPASYIFHPNNAVPVSTWFSDPHDSELTDLCPFLADLATVDDVRGVLDGRI; encoded by the exons ATGCCCACAACACGCACAGAGCCACCCACCGGGACGGCCCCCGTCAGTCCACAAAACACAAACATCCCCGGACCCGCTCACGCAGCATCTACCGTCGACCACAACACCTCGACTACCATCGACACTCAAAAACCATCCGCCGTCGTGCAACCTCCCATCCTACCCCTTGTAGCCACTCCAGCGGCACAGCATCCAGCGTCTACTACAGAAATGGCCAACAACATAGATGCAGCTGCAGCCCAGCCTTCCACCGCTCAAACAACTCTCCCTGAATCTGGTACAGCGTCTACATCCGTCAAACCTACAGATGGAGAGACAACCAGGGGTACTCCCCTGGAGAACTTGTCTCGTAGACTATCAAACAAATCTCCATCGACCACCGCTTCTTCGGCACCTCAAACAACGACCGAAACAGCAGAGCCAAAACCGGCTTCATCAAACACCCAACCTCCCACTACTACGTCAAAAACAGCAAACACCCCTGCATCCCGCAATGTCAATGGAGTTACAAAGTCAAACGCGGCTTCTGCATCTAACACAACAGCGTCCAAGACTGggcaaaagaagaaaagaaagcGGAAGGGTTTGGCGGGCATCTTGCTCGCGCTCGGATGTTTATCGGTTGACGACTTCGAGGAGGAACCAACCAAGCCTAGCAGCGCGACCGCGAGTGCAGGGGCTGGTAAAAGTGCCGCTGCTGGCGCGACCCCGTTCACAAGCGCAAAGGTCGACGTGAGTGCCAAACCAACGTCAGGTGATGTTGGCGTGAGCTCGGGTGCTGCCAAGGCACCGAACGGTAGCGTCGCACCTGCTCCGTCAGGCCCGGCGGCAGCCAAAGCTCAAGACGCTACTGTTGGAGCTGGACAGAAGGTGGATGCAACAGGCCCATCGGGTTCTACGCTTGTTGCTGAAGGATTGAGTGAGGCCGATAGAGGTATCGCCCCCAATGAACAAGTAGTCGTGCCTCCGACCGAACCTCATACCCTCCCAGAAGATGAG ACCGCTGGTGTAACGTCTTCTGCTGTCCAGCCTCCTGGAGGAGGCTCTGCCCTCCTCGGCACCCCGTCTAAACACGTCACTCACCGCGAATCTGAGACCCACCTTGGTACATCCACAAATGAGCGTACGGAGACAAGCGGAGGGTACTCGGACATTAGTAATTCTGAAATGGTTGACCAAAGCACAGGAcaaggaggagatgaaCTCGGGGACGAATATCTTGATtatgatgatgaagaagatcgATTAATTGAACAAGGTGGAATTGGAATCCCCGTAGACGAG AATGGTAATCCTGCACCTTTATTACCCCCCATAGCCCCCAAGCATCATGGACGAAAGTGTCTCGTGCTTGACCTCGACGAAACGCTGCTACACAGTAGTTTCAAG CAACTGCCCACAGCGGATTACATTGTACCTGTAGAGATTGAATCTCAAGTGCACAACGTTTATGTCATCAAGCGACCGGGTGTCGACCACTTTTTGACAGAAATGGCAAAGTTATATGAGATTGTCGTGTTCACTGCTAGTTTGTCCAAG TACGCTGATCCCGTCCTTGACATGCTTGACGAGAACCGTGTCGTAGCCCATCGTCTGTTCCGTGAAAGCTGCTACAACCATAAAGGAAATTATGTCAAA GATTTATCTCAACTCGGTCGAGACATTCAACACTCCATCATCATTGACAATTCACCTGCCTCTTACATCTTCCACCCCAACAACGCCGTCCCTGTGTCCACTTGGTTCAGCGACCCCCACGACAGCGAATTGACCGATCTCTGCCCCTTCCTTGCAGATCTCGCGACCGTTGACGACGTTCGCGGCGTCCTTGATGGACGAATCTAG